The following are encoded in a window of Apis mellifera strain DH4 linkage group LG10, Amel_HAv3.1, whole genome shotgun sequence genomic DNA:
- the LOC413464 gene encoding tyrosine-protein kinase Src64B isoform X2, which translates to MGKCCSKRQEPQPLGYKKADTGLSSKHSNGGSLDRYTADPNQRGVQARADIIRPRPTPSHSQRSNKIVVALYNYTARESTDVSFVKGDRMEVLDDSEPDWWKVLHLTTLQEGLIPWNFVAVERSVESEDWFFENVSRKEAGKLLLVDENPRGTFLVRPSEHNPRGYSLSVKDWEEGRGHHVKHYKIKPLDNGGFFIATNQTFPTLPALVMAYSKNALGLCHVLSKPCPKPQPDMWDLGPELRDKWEINRNEIQLIRKLGHGNFGEVYYGKWRNKIEVAVKTLRPGTMSTEAFLQEAAIMKQFRHRHLVALYAICSKEEPIYIVQEYMCNGSLLDFLRTGDGKYMQFEDLIYIAAQVASGMEHLESKQLIHRDLAARNVLIGEKNKAKICDFGLARAIEDDEYCPKQGSRFPVRWTAPEAIVYGRFSIKSDVWSYGVLLMELFTYGQVPYPGMQGREVIEQINKGYRMPKPLNHPLPDSIYRLMLQCWDASPEKRPTFEFLNHYFESFNVTSEIPYLEPPTD; encoded by the exons ATGGGCAAGTGTTGCAGCAAGCGGCAAGAGCCTCAACCCCTCG GTTATAAGAAAGCAGATACAGGGCTAAGCTCGAAACACAGCAATGGAGGTTCCTTGGATCGGTACACTGCTGACCCAAATCAAAGGGGTGTACAGGCTAGGGCAGACATCATTCGACCGAGGCCGACACCTT CGCATTCACAAAGGTCGAACAAGATCGTGGTGGCTCTGTACAATTACACTGCGCGCGAGAGTACCGATGTCAGTTTCGTAAAGGGTGACCGAATGGAAGTATTGGACGACTCAGAGCCCGACTGGTGGAAAGTTTTACACTTGACAACTTTGCAAGAAGGTCTCATCCCGTGGAACTTTGTGGCCGTGGAGCGTTCGGTCGAGAGCGAAGA TTGGTTTTTCGAAAACGTCTCGCGCAAAGAAGCCGGTAAGCTTCTTCTGGTGGATGAAAATCCTCGGGGAACATTCTTGGTCCGACCCAGCGAGCACAATCCAAGGGGATACAGTTTATCCGTGAAAGAttgggaggagggaagaggtcATCATGTAAAACACTATAAAATTAAGCCACTGGACAATGGTGGCTTCTTTATCGCCACCAACCAGACGTTCCCAACCCTTCCTGCTCTTGTTATGGCGTACAGCA AGAACGCGTTGGGTCTGTGTCACGTGCTCTCGAAACCGTGCCCGAAACCGCAGCCGGATATGTGGGATCTCGGACCCGAGCTACGGGACAAATGGGAGATCAATAGGAACGAGATACAGCTAATACGGAAATTGGGGCATGGGAATTTCGGCGAGGTGTATTACGGGAAGTGGAGGAACAAGATCGAAGTGGCTGTGAAGACGTTGAGACCGGGGACCATGTCGACGGAGGCATTCCTACAGGAGGCGGCGATTATGAAACAGTTCCGGCACAGACACCTGGTCGCGTTGTACGCGATCTGCTCGAAGGAGGAGCCGATTTACATCGTGCAGGAGTACATGTGCAACGGTAGCTTGTTGGACTTTCTGAGGACGGGTGACGGCAAGTACATGCAGTTCGAGGATCTGATTTATATCGCCGCCCAAGTGGCGTCCGGTATGGAGCACCTCGAGAGCAAACAGTTGATACACAGAGATCTGGCGGCGAGGAACGTGCTGATAGGCGAGAAGAACAAGGCGAAGATATGCGACTTCGGGCTTGCAAGGGCGATCGAGGACGACGAGTATTGTCCCAAACAGGGAAGCAGATTCCCCGTTAGGTGGACAGCGCCGGAAGCCATTGTCTACGGCAGATTCAGCATTAAGAGCGACGTTTGGTCTTACGGTGTCTTGCTAATGGAGCTATTCACTTACGGCCAAGTTCCTTATCCTG GTATGCAGGGTCGCGAAGTAATTGAGCAGATCAATAAAGGCTACCGAATGCCTAAACCATTGAATCACCCGCTGCCGGACAGCATTTACCGATTAATGTTGCAATGCTGGGATGCTAGCCCCGAGAAGCGACCCACTTTCGAGTTCCTTAATCACTATTTCGAGTCATTCAACGTAACTAGCGAAATACCGTATCTGGAACCACCAACGGACTGA
- the LOC413464 gene encoding tyrosine-protein kinase Src64B isoform X1: protein MGKCCSKRQEPQPLGYKKADTGLSSKHSNGGSLDRYTADPNQRGVQARADIIRPRPTPCKLQIPHQSRKTSSPVVKPASHSQRSNKIVVALYNYTARESTDVSFVKGDRMEVLDDSEPDWWKVLHLTTLQEGLIPWNFVAVERSVESEDWFFENVSRKEAGKLLLVDENPRGTFLVRPSEHNPRGYSLSVKDWEEGRGHHVKHYKIKPLDNGGFFIATNQTFPTLPALVMAYSKNALGLCHVLSKPCPKPQPDMWDLGPELRDKWEINRNEIQLIRKLGHGNFGEVYYGKWRNKIEVAVKTLRPGTMSTEAFLQEAAIMKQFRHRHLVALYAICSKEEPIYIVQEYMCNGSLLDFLRTGDGKYMQFEDLIYIAAQVASGMEHLESKQLIHRDLAARNVLIGEKNKAKICDFGLARAIEDDEYCPKQGSRFPVRWTAPEAIVYGRFSIKSDVWSYGVLLMELFTYGQVPYPGMQGREVIEQINKGYRMPKPLNHPLPDSIYRLMLQCWDASPEKRPTFEFLNHYFESFNVTSEIPYLEPPTD from the exons ATGGGCAAGTGTTGCAGCAAGCGGCAAGAGCCTCAACCCCTCG GTTATAAGAAAGCAGATACAGGGCTAAGCTCGAAACACAGCAATGGAGGTTCCTTGGATCGGTACACTGCTGACCCAAATCAAAGGGGTGTACAGGCTAGGGCAGACATCATTCGACCGAGGCCGACACCTTGTAAGCTACAAATTCCTCACCAGTCACGTAAAACAAGCTCGCCTGTCGTTAAGCCTGCAT CGCATTCACAAAGGTCGAACAAGATCGTGGTGGCTCTGTACAATTACACTGCGCGCGAGAGTACCGATGTCAGTTTCGTAAAGGGTGACCGAATGGAAGTATTGGACGACTCAGAGCCCGACTGGTGGAAAGTTTTACACTTGACAACTTTGCAAGAAGGTCTCATCCCGTGGAACTTTGTGGCCGTGGAGCGTTCGGTCGAGAGCGAAGA TTGGTTTTTCGAAAACGTCTCGCGCAAAGAAGCCGGTAAGCTTCTTCTGGTGGATGAAAATCCTCGGGGAACATTCTTGGTCCGACCCAGCGAGCACAATCCAAGGGGATACAGTTTATCCGTGAAAGAttgggaggagggaagaggtcATCATGTAAAACACTATAAAATTAAGCCACTGGACAATGGTGGCTTCTTTATCGCCACCAACCAGACGTTCCCAACCCTTCCTGCTCTTGTTATGGCGTACAGCA AGAACGCGTTGGGTCTGTGTCACGTGCTCTCGAAACCGTGCCCGAAACCGCAGCCGGATATGTGGGATCTCGGACCCGAGCTACGGGACAAATGGGAGATCAATAGGAACGAGATACAGCTAATACGGAAATTGGGGCATGGGAATTTCGGCGAGGTGTATTACGGGAAGTGGAGGAACAAGATCGAAGTGGCTGTGAAGACGTTGAGACCGGGGACCATGTCGACGGAGGCATTCCTACAGGAGGCGGCGATTATGAAACAGTTCCGGCACAGACACCTGGTCGCGTTGTACGCGATCTGCTCGAAGGAGGAGCCGATTTACATCGTGCAGGAGTACATGTGCAACGGTAGCTTGTTGGACTTTCTGAGGACGGGTGACGGCAAGTACATGCAGTTCGAGGATCTGATTTATATCGCCGCCCAAGTGGCGTCCGGTATGGAGCACCTCGAGAGCAAACAGTTGATACACAGAGATCTGGCGGCGAGGAACGTGCTGATAGGCGAGAAGAACAAGGCGAAGATATGCGACTTCGGGCTTGCAAGGGCGATCGAGGACGACGAGTATTGTCCCAAACAGGGAAGCAGATTCCCCGTTAGGTGGACAGCGCCGGAAGCCATTGTCTACGGCAGATTCAGCATTAAGAGCGACGTTTGGTCTTACGGTGTCTTGCTAATGGAGCTATTCACTTACGGCCAAGTTCCTTATCCTG GTATGCAGGGTCGCGAAGTAATTGAGCAGATCAATAAAGGCTACCGAATGCCTAAACCATTGAATCACCCGCTGCCGGACAGCATTTACCGATTAATGTTGCAATGCTGGGATGCTAGCCCCGAGAAGCGACCCACTTTCGAGTTCCTTAATCACTATTTCGAGTCATTCAACGTAACTAGCGAAATACCGTATCTGGAACCACCAACGGACTGA